A section of the Leptotrichia sp. HSP-342 genome encodes:
- a CDS encoding M24 family metallopeptidase has product MEKRTEKLSRILNELNIDGLFITDLYNLRYFTGFTGTTGVALATKNGNFFFSDFRYKTQATKQVSEMGFEFVEVSRGSLQTVGEYIKKFGLKNVGFEDVNVAFSLYQTIKDIFKVELVPVGNKLVMERMVKSEEEIALIKKAVEISDVAFSEALKIIKEGVSEKEVSSYMEYIQRKLGADDRSFTTIFASGYRSAMPHGVASDKKIQKEEFITMDFGAYYEGYVSDMTRTVYYGDNISDRHVEIYNTVLEAQILGVNTIKEGIMSDDVDKVVRNFLTEKGYGEYFGHGLGHGIGAEIHELPYLSSASHIELKENMVVTSEPGLYFDGWGGVRIEDDVVVKKDGREILNKSNKELIILH; this is encoded by the coding sequence ATGGAAAAAAGAACTGAAAAATTATCAAGAATTTTAAATGAACTGAATATTGATGGATTGTTTATTACAGACTTGTATAACCTTCGATATTTTACTGGGTTTACTGGGACAACTGGAGTTGCTCTTGCGACAAAAAATGGGAATTTTTTCTTTTCGGATTTTAGATACAAGACGCAAGCGACTAAACAAGTTAGTGAAATGGGATTTGAATTTGTGGAAGTCTCACGTGGCTCACTGCAGACAGTTGGAGAATATATAAAAAAATTTGGGCTAAAAAATGTGGGATTTGAAGATGTAAATGTGGCATTTTCTCTTTATCAAACGATAAAAGACATTTTCAAAGTAGAATTAGTGCCAGTTGGAAATAAACTTGTAATGGAACGAATGGTAAAATCAGAAGAAGAAATCGCACTTATTAAAAAGGCTGTAGAAATTAGTGATGTGGCATTTTCAGAGGCTTTAAAAATTATAAAGGAAGGCGTTTCTGAAAAGGAAGTTTCTTCATATATGGAATACATTCAAAGAAAACTAGGTGCTGATGACCGTTCATTTACTACAATTTTTGCCAGTGGATACCGTTCAGCTATGCCACACGGGGTAGCTTCTGACAAAAAGATTCAAAAGGAAGAATTTATTACAATGGATTTTGGGGCATATTATGAAGGATATGTGTCAGATATGACAAGAACTGTTTACTATGGGGACAATATTTCTGATAGACATGTAGAAATTTATAATACTGTTCTAGAAGCGCAAATATTGGGTGTAAATACTATAAAAGAAGGAATAATGTCAGATGATGTTGACAAAGTTGTTAGAAACTTTTTAACTGAAAAAGGCTATGGCGAGTATTTTGGACACGGATTAGGACACGGAATCGGTGCTGAAATTCACGAATTACCTTACTTATCAAGCGCTTCACATATTGAACTAAAAGAAAATATGGTTGTAACTTCTGAACCAGGACTTTATTTTGATGGATGGGGCGGAGTTAGAATTGAAGATGATGTTGTAGTTAAAAAAGATGGTAGAGAAATATTAAATAAAAGTAATAAAGAATTAATTATCTTACATTAA
- a CDS encoding energy transducer TonB: protein MKYYIISAAINLGILLIPIATPVLKQKLEEKKEKQTIVVDLKNSILEENKTKSTVDTDSNEESNGTSGLQKGNLPNKNNAISEAQNIEPSKQPKNPKQPELSPSQPIQPKQPQQPLPQPPKVPQETIPKEQPKPTSHPIIPPVTSTPKNATQPVISQSTGNSASTKPVQNTITASNSTISNNSGHKNTPSNSGISHGNKNGNTANGNSTSNKNGNGTGTSGNSTSSGNGNDKKSGSTRGGGCRRGVDFSVSYNSHLEVPTANQRLKRKETIIATIRFTRGGSVSIQSVAGGNSQSQAAARRAASNVHVSFLTNNCSSGIVTLQFNIN from the coding sequence ATGAAATATTATATAATTTCAGCTGCAATAAACTTGGGAATACTCCTTATTCCAATTGCAACTCCAGTTTTAAAACAGAAACTTGAAGAAAAAAAAGAAAAGCAGACTATTGTTGTTGACTTAAAAAATAGTATTTTGGAAGAAAATAAGACAAAAAGCACAGTTGATACGGATAGCAATGAGGAAAGTAACGGAACGTCTGGGTTACAAAAGGGAAATCTACCAAATAAAAACAATGCAATTTCCGAAGCTCAAAACATAGAACCAAGTAAACAGCCTAAAAATCCAAAACAGCCCGAACTCTCACCATCACAACCAATACAGCCAAAACAACCACAGCAACCATTACCACAACCTCCCAAAGTACCCCAAGAGACCATACCAAAAGAACAACCAAAACCTACATCACACCCAATTATCCCCCCAGTTACCTCCACCCCTAAAAATGCTACACAACCAGTAATTTCACAATCCACAGGAAATTCTGCCAGTACAAAACCAGTACAAAACACCATAACTGCTTCAAACTCCACTATTTCCAATAATTCTGGACATAAAAACACTCCCTCAAATTCAGGAATTTCACATGGAAACAAAAATGGAAATACTGCTAACGGAAACTCTACAAGTAACAAAAACGGAAATGGAACAGGAACAAGCGGAAATTCAACTAGTTCTGGAAATGGAAATGATAAAAAGTCTGGAAGTACACGAGGTGGTGGATGTCGACGTGGCGTAGATTTTTCTGTTTCTTACAATAGCCATCTGGAAGTACCAACTGCAAACCAACGGTTAAAACGAAAAGAAACCATCATTGCTACAATCAGATTTACTCGTGGTGGCTCTGTTTCTATCCAATCCGTTGCAGGAGGAAACAGTCAGTCTCAAGCTGCTGCAAGAAGAGCGGCTAGTAATGTACACGTAAGTTTTTTGACAAATAACTGTTCTTCTGGAATAGTTACATTGCAATTTAATATTAATTAA
- a CDS encoding ExbD/TolR family protein, protein MKFSNRRKRQNVDISMLNLIDVIFMLLIFFMLATTFNNYSQFQLSVPKTSAQLEKKEDTKIEVIVNKDKKYFLKIDDKTRELSQNEIASEFSKLPKEALKNITLTADEHLEYKDIVDTMSILKNMNIENISLNIQNKN, encoded by the coding sequence ATGAAATTTTCTAACAGACGAAAACGTCAAAACGTTGATATATCAATGTTAAACTTAATTGATGTAATTTTTATGCTGCTAATATTTTTTATGCTTGCAACTACATTTAACAATTATTCACAATTTCAGCTGTCAGTTCCAAAAACATCAGCACAGCTTGAAAAAAAGGAAGATACAAAAATAGAAGTAATCGTAAATAAAGACAAAAAATACTTCTTAAAAATAGACGACAAAACTAGGGAACTTTCCCAAAATGAAATAGCTTCCGAATTTTCAAAATTACCAAAGGAAGCATTAAAAAATATAACTTTAACTGCCGACGAACATTTGGAATATAAGGACATTGTGGATACGATGAGTATTTTAAAAAATATGAACATAGAAAATATAAGTTTAAATATTCAAAATAAAAATTAA
- a CDS encoding MotA/TolQ/ExbB proton channel family protein, translated as MLKYLFDGGIFMWVILLASISGLSVIIEKMYTFLSKEKKLSENEKNQLYKALRTGKKEEILKLCKDKTDSVSKSVTKIVSNMDINFTKLDNSHRQVIEGIISESILEQTTELEKGMSLLGTVVNAAPQLGLLGTVTGMITAFSALTRNGTSTAKIVAGGISEALYTTAFGLIVAIPALVFYNYFNRRIDVIVAEMERAALQFLSRVKD; from the coding sequence ATGTTAAAATACCTTTTTGACGGCGGAATATTTATGTGGGTAATTTTACTTGCCTCAATATCTGGACTTTCCGTTATTATTGAAAAAATGTATACTTTTTTATCAAAGGAAAAAAAATTGTCAGAAAATGAGAAAAATCAGCTTTATAAAGCACTTAGAACTGGAAAGAAGGAAGAAATTTTAAAACTTTGCAAAGATAAGACTGATTCAGTTTCAAAAAGTGTGACAAAAATCGTTTCCAATATGGATATTAACTTCACTAAACTTGATAATTCACATAGACAAGTTATAGAAGGAATTATTAGTGAAAGTATTCTGGAACAGACTACTGAACTTGAAAAAGGTATGAGTCTATTGGGAACAGTTGTAAATGCAGCTCCTCAACTAGGACTTCTGGGAACTGTTACAGGAATGATTACAGCCTTTTCAGCTCTTACCCGAAATGGTACAAGCACAGCAAAAATAGTGGCTGGTGGAATTTCAGAAGCACTTTACACAACTGCATTTGGATTAATCGTTGCAATACCTGCATTAGTCTTTTATAATTATTTTAACAGACGAATTGATGTTATTGTAGCCGAGATGGAAAGGGCGGCATTGCAGTTTTTGAGCCGAGTAAAAGATTGA
- the trhA gene encoding PAQR family membrane homeostasis protein TrhA has product MNKKTKNNNSLNEIHKKAENFSRGEEIANFVSHTVGAGLAVLAFLILTIRASWTRDAGIVISFMAFGFGLIVLYTMSSIYHGLKPGTAKIVFEIFDHSAIYILIAASYTPFLYLVVNSPMNKIVLTIQWTVCVLGIIFKAFFTGKFKMLSTLLYLIMGWMIIFAWNDLINNINLTSLIYLIAGGVLYSLGTIFYSWKICKFNHMIWHIFVIFGSVSHFLAVFYLV; this is encoded by the coding sequence ATGAATAAAAAAACTAAGAATAATAACTCATTAAATGAAATACACAAAAAAGCTGAAAATTTCTCACGCGGAGAAGAAATTGCAAATTTTGTAAGTCATACTGTTGGTGCAGGATTAGCTGTTTTGGCATTTCTGATACTAACAATTCGGGCGAGCTGGACACGCGATGCTGGGATCGTTATTTCATTCATGGCATTTGGATTTGGACTTATTGTTCTTTATACAATGTCATCAATATATCATGGTTTAAAGCCTGGAACAGCTAAGATTGTTTTTGAAATTTTTGATCATTCAGCAATTTATATTCTTATAGCTGCCTCATATACACCTTTTCTTTATTTGGTCGTTAATTCGCCAATGAATAAGATAGTGTTGACTATCCAGTGGACAGTATGTGTGCTAGGAATTATATTCAAAGCTTTTTTTACAGGAAAATTCAAGATGTTGTCAACATTGTTGTATCTGATTATGGGATGGATGATTATATTTGCATGGAATGATCTTATAAATAATATAAATCTTACTTCATTGATTTATCTGATTGCAGGAGGTGTATTATATTCACTTGGTACAATATTTTATTCGTGGAAAATATGTAAATTTAATCATATGATATGGCATATTTTCGTAATTTTTGGAAGTGTGTCACATTTTTTGGCAGTATTTTATTTGGTATAA
- a CDS encoding helix-turn-helix domain-containing protein — protein MGRKSKVSNELKIELVKKVLDGKATIQGLAKEYGIAKSSIMTWKKKYLELGEESVVVGDKNRHYTRETREKAIKSYLNNEGSLFDICKKYDIASVSVLNYWIRDYRRSIDINGNYTVVKKHVRKTIEAKVEAVIFCQNNNYDYNQTIRKFGVSYQQIYSWVKKYEKGGVDALIDNRGKRTSSNKTIITESK, from the coding sequence ATGGGAAGAAAATCAAAAGTATCTAACGAACTAAAAATTGAACTCGTAAAAAAAGTATTAGATGGAAAAGCAACTATTCAGGGATTAGCCAAAGAATATGGAATCGCGAAATCTTCAATAATGACTTGGAAAAAGAAATACCTTGAATTAGGTGAAGAAAGCGTAGTTGTAGGAGATAAAAATAGACATTACACTCGTGAAACCAGAGAAAAAGCCATTAAAAGCTATCTCAATAATGAAGGTTCTTTATTTGATATTTGTAAAAAATATGATATTGCCTCTGTGAGCGTGCTAAATTATTGGATAAGAGACTATAGAAGAAGTATAGATATCAATGGAAACTACACTGTAGTAAAAAAACATGTAAGAAAAACAATAGAAGCAAAGGTAGAAGCAGTAATTTTCTGTCAAAACAATAATTATGACTACAATCAAACAATTAGAAAATTTGGAGTTTCATACCAACAAATTTATTCTTGGGTAAAAAAATATGAAAAAGGTGGAGTTGACGCATTAATAGATAATCGCGGAAAAAGAACTTCAAGCAATAAAACTATAATTACTGAAAGTAAGTAA
- the lgt gene encoding prolipoprotein diacylglyceryl transferase, producing MKPYLFKIGGFELRIYSLMYILAFLFGMFIALADDVAEKRGIDDRKIIEDFAFTTIVAGLIGARLYYVIFKFSDYIGNPLSILYIWEGGLAIHGGIIGAFIGSCYYAKKNKMNLWVLTDMAVGPLLFGQFLGRFGNLANGEVHGVPTFTPLSVIFSGTFSKWWAGYQSLSLSAKAQFKQLVPWGLIFPLDTPAGSEFPNMPLHPAMLYEGALNLIGFVILWFYFRKKEYNPGVLSMIYLIMYAIIRIFVSTFRAEDLLILGIRLPYLISIVMIIIAVIGIKFFGNPERKFVPTENLNNK from the coding sequence ATGAAACCATATCTATTTAAAATTGGAGGTTTTGAACTTAGAATTTATAGTTTAATGTATATTTTAGCCTTTCTTTTTGGAATGTTTATCGCACTTGCTGATGATGTTGCTGAAAAAAGAGGCATCGATGATAGAAAAATTATTGAAGATTTTGCATTTACTACAATAGTGGCAGGATTAATCGGAGCAAGATTATATTATGTTATTTTTAAATTTTCAGATTACATTGGAAATCCTTTATCTATCTTGTACATCTGGGAAGGCGGACTTGCAATTCACGGTGGAATTATCGGAGCATTTATAGGCTCATGTTACTATGCCAAAAAAAACAAAATGAACTTATGGGTTCTTACAGATATGGCTGTTGGCCCTTTATTGTTTGGACAGTTCCTAGGAAGATTTGGGAACTTGGCAAATGGAGAAGTTCATGGAGTACCTACATTTACTCCACTTAGTGTAATTTTTTCAGGGACATTTAGTAAATGGTGGGCTGGATACCAGTCTTTGAGTCTTTCTGCGAAAGCTCAGTTCAAACAGCTTGTACCTTGGGGACTAATATTTCCGTTAGATACACCTGCAGGATCGGAATTTCCAAATATGCCGTTACATCCTGCCATGCTTTATGAAGGTGCTTTGAATCTTATTGGCTTTGTAATACTATGGTTCTATTTCAGAAAAAAAGAATACAATCCTGGAGTTTTGTCAATGATTTATCTAATAATGTATGCAATTATAAGGATATTCGTAAGCACATTCAGAGCTGAAGATTTACTAATTTTAGGAATACGTCTTCCATACCTAATAAGTATTGTCATGATTATAATTGCAGTTATTGGAATAAAATTCTTTGGAAATCCAGAAAGAAAGTTTGTACCTACCGAAAATCTAAATAATAAATAG
- a CDS encoding pyridoxal-phosphate-dependent aminotransferase family protein, translating into MSSKLLLTPGPTNIPEEYLEIFGKDIIHHRTPEFRRIMKENNENLKKVFKTKNDVAVITSSGTGSMETAIVNFFSKGDKVIAINTGYFGDRFRKIAEIYGLNVINLQYEFGESYNLEDVKKVISENPDLKGILATHSETSVGILNDIKSLGDLTKNTDILLVVDTISGLVVNEFDFDGWHVDVAIAGSQKAFLIPPGLSFVAISDKAKKAMEVSDLPKYYFDLKQYAKYFEENGETPYTPAIALILALNQSLKDLIKNGIENTIKQKHDLRKYVEEKAQKLGFELLVKNEANRTNTLISVYREGIIIKSIISALEEQGYTVTGGKGKYAESLMRIGILGQISKEQIDDFFVIFEKELKKQL; encoded by the coding sequence ATGAGTTCAAAATTATTATTGACACCAGGACCAACTAATATTCCAGAAGAATATCTGGAAATTTTTGGAAAGGATATTATCCACCACAGAACACCTGAATTTAGAAGAATTATGAAGGAAAACAACGAAAATTTGAAAAAAGTATTCAAAACTAAAAATGATGTTGCCGTTATAACTTCATCTGGTACAGGTTCAATGGAAACTGCCATTGTAAACTTTTTTTCAAAAGGTGACAAGGTTATTGCCATAAATACTGGATATTTTGGGGATAGATTTAGAAAAATTGCTGAAATTTATGGATTAAATGTAATTAATTTACAATATGAATTTGGAGAAAGCTACAATTTGGAGGATGTAAAGAAAGTTATTTCAGAAAATCCAGATTTAAAAGGAATTTTAGCCACTCATAGCGAAACTTCAGTTGGTATTCTGAATGACATAAAATCTTTAGGAGATTTGACAAAAAATACTGATATTTTGCTAGTTGTTGACACAATCAGTGGACTTGTTGTAAATGAATTTGATTTTGATGGATGGCATGTGGATGTGGCGATTGCAGGAAGCCAAAAGGCATTTCTAATACCTCCAGGACTATCATTTGTCGCAATAAGCGATAAAGCAAAAAAAGCTATGGAAGTTTCTGATTTACCTAAATATTATTTTGATTTGAAACAATATGCAAAATATTTTGAAGAAAATGGAGAAACGCCATACACTCCAGCAATTGCTTTAATTCTAGCATTGAATCAGTCATTAAAAGACTTGATAAAAAATGGAATTGAAAACACAATCAAGCAAAAACACGATTTGAGAAAATATGTTGAAGAAAAAGCTCAGAAACTTGGGTTTGAACTATTAGTTAAAAATGAAGCAAACAGAACAAATACACTAATTTCAGTTTATAGAGAAGGAATTATTATAAAATCAATAATTTCAGCCCTTGAAGAACAAGGATACACTGTTACAGGTGGAAAGGGAAAATATGCTGAAAGTCTTATGAGAATTGGAATTTTAGGACAAATTTCAAAAGAGCAGATTGATGACTTCTTTGTAATCTTTGAAAAAGAATTGAAAAAACAATTATAA
- the kdsA gene encoding 3-deoxy-8-phosphooctulonate synthase encodes MLIDKVKKVKITDNIIIGNDKIFLIAGPCVIESEDLVMEVAAKMKEITDRLGIQYVFKASFDKANRSSISSFRGPGLEKGLEILARVKEKYGVPLATDIHEPYQCKEAAKVIDLLQIPAFLSRQTDLLIAAAETGKAVNIKKGQFLAPWDMKNVVRKFQEVGNENIMLCERGASFGYNNLVVDMRGLLEMRKFGYPVVFDATHSVQIPGGQGETSGGNRAYVYPLARAAVSVGVDGIFAEVHPEPDKGLSDGPNMLKLDDVEKILTKLLQYDKLTKELI; translated from the coding sequence ATGTTAATAGATAAAGTGAAAAAAGTTAAAATTACTGATAATATCATAATTGGTAATGATAAGATTTTTTTGATAGCTGGACCTTGTGTAATTGAATCAGAAGATTTAGTTATGGAAGTAGCTGCAAAAATGAAAGAAATTACTGATAGACTTGGAATTCAGTATGTATTTAAGGCTTCGTTTGACAAGGCTAACCGTTCTTCTATTTCTTCATTTAGAGGACCAGGACTTGAAAAGGGACTTGAAATTTTGGCACGAGTTAAGGAAAAATATGGTGTGCCTCTTGCAACAGACATTCATGAGCCTTATCAATGCAAAGAAGCAGCCAAAGTAATTGACTTGCTTCAAATACCTGCGTTTTTATCACGACAGACTGATTTACTTATTGCCGCAGCAGAAACTGGCAAAGCAGTTAATATCAAAAAAGGTCAATTTTTAGCGCCTTGGGATATGAAAAATGTTGTAAGGAAATTTCAGGAAGTTGGAAATGAAAATATAATGCTTTGCGAACGTGGAGCTTCGTTTGGATATAATAATCTTGTTGTAGATATGCGTGGACTTTTGGAAATGAGAAAATTTGGATATCCAGTCGTATTTGATGCTACGCATTCAGTACAAATTCCTGGAGGACAGGGAGAAACTTCAGGAGGTAACCGTGCTTATGTGTATCCACTTGCAAGAGCGGCAGTATCTGTTGGAGTTGATGGAATATTTGCAGAAGTACATCCCGAACCTGATAAAGGATTGTCTGACGGTCCAAACATGCTAAAATTAGATGATGTAGAAAAAATCTTAACGAAATTGCTTCAATATGATAAATTGACAAAGGAGTTAATATAA
- a CDS encoding mannose-1-phosphate guanylyltransferase: protein MNKVALIMAGGSGTRFWPLSTNDKPKQFLDLVSKKTMIKETIDRIKKLIPIERIFISTNIKYLYIIKKELPEIADRNIIFEPMARDTAACIGYAACIIRKLYENSIMAVLPSDHLIKKEKEFLDSLEFAFKEAEKNKIVTLGVKPTYAETGYGYIEYVDRKKSKDDKNNCENKERFKSYKVKKFREKPNKELAEKYIEQGNYLWNSGMFLWKTEFILHEIKKHMETHGIILEKIEEMLENVDLNEVYGERLSDFVKDEFEKFEKISIDFGVMEHTKSVSVIPVDIDWNDVGNFKSLEDIFPKDKDSNVVQADNFEQIESEGNIVINKENDKIIATIGLENIVIVNTKDVLLVCHKDKSQEVKKILNKIETKNK, encoded by the coding sequence ATGAATAAAGTAGCTTTAATTATGGCTGGAGGAAGTGGAACAAGATTTTGGCCGTTATCTACAAATGATAAGCCGAAGCAATTTTTGGATCTTGTGTCGAAAAAGACTATGATAAAGGAAACAATTGACAGGATAAAGAAACTTATTCCGATAGAGAGAATTTTTATTTCAACGAATATTAAGTATCTTTACATAATAAAAAAGGAATTACCTGAGATTGCTGACAGAAATATAATTTTTGAGCCAATGGCAAGAGACACGGCAGCCTGTATTGGATATGCGGCCTGTATTATCAGAAAACTTTACGAGAATAGCATTATGGCAGTTTTGCCGTCAGATCATTTGATTAAGAAGGAAAAGGAGTTTTTGGACAGTTTGGAGTTTGCGTTTAAAGAGGCTGAAAAAAATAAGATTGTTACTCTGGGAGTTAAGCCGACTTATGCTGAAACTGGGTATGGATATATTGAGTATGTAGATAGAAAAAAATCAAAAGATGACAAAAATAACTGTGAAAATAAAGAAAGATTTAAGTCATATAAAGTTAAGAAATTTAGGGAAAAGCCTAATAAGGAGCTGGCTGAAAAATATATTGAGCAGGGAAATTATCTTTGGAATAGTGGAATGTTCCTTTGGAAAACGGAATTTATCTTGCATGAAATAAAAAAACATATGGAAACTCATGGCATTATTTTGGAAAAAATTGAAGAAATGCTCGAAAATGTTGATTTAAATGAAGTTTATGGAGAAAGACTAAGTGATTTTGTGAAGGATGAATTTGAAAAATTTGAAAAAATTTCGATAGATTTTGGAGTGATGGAACATACAAAATCTGTTAGTGTCATACCTGTTGACATTGACTGGAACGATGTTGGAAACTTCAAGTCACTTGAGGATATTTTTCCAAAAGACAAGGATAGCAACGTTGTGCAGGCTGATAATTTTGAGCAGATTGAATCAGAAGGAAATATCGTAATTAATAAAGAAAATGACAAAATTATTGCTACAATCGGGCTAGAAAATATCGTCATTGTAAACACAAAAGATGTCTTGCTTGTCTGCCATAAGGATAAAAGTCAGGAAGTTAAGAAAATATTGAATAAGATTGAGACGAAAAATAAGTAG
- a CDS encoding KpsF/GutQ family sugar-phosphate isomerase: MEIDIIKEAKNVFDIEIAELEKLKSKLGDDFQKLVRMILELKNNNKVVVTGIGKSGIIGKKITATLASTGTTSVFINAAEALHGDLGMISDGDVVIAISNSGNSDEVLSILAPIKKIGGKIVAFTGNPDSMLGRYAELTINVGVEKEACPLGQAPMSSTTATLVTGDALAVCLMKLKDFTENDFAKYHPGGSLGKRLLLHVSDLMHIGDELPVVKEDEKIENILMVLTKKKLGAVCISDTGLENGKLLGIITEGDIRRALEHKEKFFDYVASDIMISTPVTIEKDAMALDALHLMENRKSQINVLPVVENGNVVGLIRVHDLIGLR, from the coding sequence ATGGAAATAGATATTATAAAAGAAGCCAAAAATGTATTTGATATTGAAATTGCAGAACTGGAAAAATTAAAAAGTAAACTAGGAGATGATTTTCAAAAATTAGTCCGAATGATTTTAGAATTGAAAAACAACAATAAAGTTGTTGTGACAGGGATTGGAAAGTCAGGAATAATTGGTAAAAAAATTACAGCGACACTTGCCTCAACTGGGACAACATCGGTATTTATAAATGCAGCAGAAGCACTTCATGGTGATTTGGGAATGATTAGCGATGGAGATGTGGTAATAGCCATTTCAAACAGCGGAAATTCTGACGAAGTATTAAGCATTTTAGCGCCAATAAAAAAAATTGGAGGAAAAATAGTTGCATTTACTGGAAATCCTGATTCTATGTTGGGAAGATATGCAGAACTTACAATAAATGTTGGAGTAGAAAAGGAAGCGTGTCCGCTGGGGCAAGCGCCAATGAGTTCGACTACAGCAACTCTAGTAACAGGAGATGCTCTGGCCGTATGCCTTATGAAATTAAAAGATTTTACAGAAAATGACTTTGCTAAATATCATCCAGGAGGAAGCCTTGGAAAACGGCTATTATTACATGTTTCGGATTTAATGCACATTGGAGATGAATTGCCAGTTGTAAAAGAAGACGAAAAAATTGAAAATATATTAATGGTTCTTACAAAGAAAAAATTAGGAGCTGTGTGTATTTCGGACACAGGACTTGAAAACGGCAAACTGCTTGGAATTATAACAGAAGGAGATATTCGGCGTGCATTGGAGCATAAGGAGAAATTTTTTGATTATGTGGCTTCTGATATTATGATTTCTACACCAGTAACGATTGAAAAGGATGCGATGGCTCTCGATGCACTTCATCTGATGGAAAACAGAAAAAGCCAGATTAATGTATTGCCTGTTGTGGAAAATGGAAATGTTGTAGGCTTGATACGGGTGCACGATTTAATAGGATTAAGATAG